One window of the Zea mays cultivar B73 chromosome 3, Zm-B73-REFERENCE-NAM-5.0, whole genome shotgun sequence genome contains the following:
- the LOC100284119 gene encoding 50S ribosomal protein L13, mitochondrial-like: MATTPPGFTGNLKKALAGLRRISLDGLRWRVFDAKGQVLGRLASQIAVVLQGKDKPTYAPHVENGDMCIVLNAKDISVTGRKMTDKIYYWHTGYVGHLKERRLKDQMEKDPTEVIRKAVLRMLPRNKLRDDRDRKLRIFSGNEHPFHDRPLEPFVMPPRQVREMRPRARRAMIRAQKKQQANRAKEEEDAKNAAAEVTA, encoded by the exons ATGGCTACGACGCCGCCAGGATTCACGGGCAACCTGAAG AAAGCACTTGCAGGTCTGAGAAGAATCAGTTTAGATGGGTTGCGATGGCGCGTATTTGATGCTAAGGGTCAG GTGCTCGGGCGATTGGCTTCCCAAATAGCTGTTGTGCTTCAAGGCAAGGATAAACCTACCTATGCACCACATGTAGAAAATGGAGACATGTGCATTGTACTTAATGCAAAGGATATCAGTGTTACAGGAAGGAAAATGACAGATAAGATTTACTATTGGCATACAGG GTATGTTGGCCATTTGAAGGAAAGGAGGCTCAAGGACCAGATGGAGAAAGACCCAACTGAAGTGATTCGCAAAGCTGTGCTGCGCATGCTTCCCCGCAACAAACTGCGTGAT GATAGGGATCGCAAGCTGAGGATATTTTCTGGAAACGAACATCCATTCCATGACCGCCCTCTGGAACCTTTTGTGATGCCGCCACGGCAAGTACGCGAGATGCGCCCCCGTGCAAGGCGTGCAATGATAAGGGCTCAGAAAAAACAGCAGGCAAACAGAGCCAAAgaggaggaagatgctaagaatgcCGCAGCGGAGGTCACTGCATAG